Within Actinosynnema pretiosum, the genomic segment GATCCACACCTGGGCGGGCGGCGGGCAGATCACCGCCGACGAGCTCCCGCGCGCCTTCCTCGGGTTCGCCGACGGCGGGGTGCTGGGCGTGCCGTGGCTGGTGGTCGTCGCGCTCGCCGTCACCGCCGCCGCGACGGTGCTGCTGCGCGACTTCCGCCTCGGCCGCGAGCTGTACGCCATGGGCTCCAGCCCGCGCGCCGCGCGGCTGGCGGGCATCCGGACCGGCCGCAACACGCTGATCGCGTTCGCCGCCTCCGGCGCGCTCGCCGGACTCGGCGGGGTGCTGCACGCCGTCCGCTTCGGCACCGTCGACGCCGCCGCGGGCACCGGGTTCGAGCTGACCGTGGTCGCGGCGGCCGTCGTCGGCGGCGTCGCGGTCTTCGGCGGCAGCGGCGCCGCGTGGGGCGCGGCGCTGGGCGCGCTGCTGCTCACCACGATCGGCAGCGCCCTGCCGGTGCTGGAGATCGACCAGTTCTGGCAGCAGACCATCGTCGGCGCGCTGATCCTCGTGGCGATCGGCCTCGACCGCCTGGTGGCGCTGCGCGCGGCCAGGGCGCTGCGGAGGGGAGGTTCCCGTGCCCGCTAGGCGACTGCTCGGCTGGGACGCGGCGATCATCGTGGTGGCGCTGCTGGCCGTGGCGCTGTCCTCGGCGCTGGTCGACGGCTTCGGCACCACCCGCAACGCGGGCTACCTGGTGCTGGACCTGCTGCCGATCGCGCTGCTGGCGCTGCCGATGACGTTCGTCGTGATCACCGGCGAGATCGACCTGTCGGTGGCCAGCACGCTCGGCCTGACCTCGGCGGTGCTGGGCGCGCTGTGGGACGCGGGCCTGCCCATCGAGACGATCATGCCGCTGTGCGTGCTGCTCGGCGCGCTGCTGGGCGCGGTGAACGGGCTGTTCGTGACGGTGTTCAAGCTGCCCTCGCTCGCGGTCACCATCGGCACCATGGCCCTGTTCCGGGGCCTGGCGTTCGTGGTGCTGGGCGACTCGGCGGTCGCCGACTACCCGCCCTCGTTCACCGGCTGGGTCACCGGGAGCTCCGGGGGCGTGCCGAACGTGCTGCTCCCGCTGGTGCTGCTGGCGGTCGCGTTCACCGTCGTGCTGCACGCCACCCCGGTCGGGCGCGCGGTGCACGCGGCGGGCGCGGGCCAGGAGGCGGCCCGGTTCTCCGGCATTCGGGTGGACCGGCTCAAGTTCTGGCTCTACGTCACCTCCGGCGCGGTCGCCGGGCTCGCCGGGGTGCTGTGG encodes:
- a CDS encoding ABC transporter permease translates to MTTTREPLSPKDSRWSSITRARELGIVVGLVALVAVTASVNPRFLSAQSLRDVLLGASTLTVLAVGQTIVVITRNIDLSVGSVLGLSAFAVGSLVRDHPATPIAAALLAGAGVGAACGLLNAVLVRYGGVPALVVTLGTLYAYRGLIHTWAGGGQITADELPRAFLGFADGGVLGVPWLVVVALAVTAAATVLLRDFRLGRELYAMGSSPRAARLAGIRTGRNTLIAFAASGALAGLGGVLHAVRFGTVDAAAGTGFELTVVAAAVVGGVAVFGGSGAAWGAALGALLLTTIGSALPVLEIDQFWQQTIVGALILVAIGLDRLVALRAARALRRGGSRAR
- a CDS encoding ABC transporter permease; translated protein: MPARRLLGWDAAIIVVALLAVALSSALVDGFGTTRNAGYLVLDLLPIALLALPMTFVVITGEIDLSVASTLGLTSAVLGALWDAGLPIETIMPLCVLLGALLGAVNGLFVTVFKLPSLAVTIGTMALFRGLAFVVLGDSAVADYPPSFTGWVTGSSGGVPNVLLPLVLLAVAFTVVLHATPVGRAVHAAGAGQEAARFSGIRVDRLKFWLYVTSGAVAGLAGVLWTLRYSSARADNGAGLELAVVAAVLLGGVSIFGGRGAMPGVLAGVLLLGTLQSALRLSDVTNEALNIVTGALLVVSVLLPNLLRAATRRRAGPTTGRPSAPATTP